From Lawsonia intracellularis PHE/MN1-00, the proteins below share one genomic window:
- a CDS encoding AICAR transformylase/IMP cyclohydrolase PurH, protein MGLLKDMYHKVVEEHFPPTITISFGDKILTYTKKTWNINGEIKGLRYGDNPDQPAALYEFTSGELTIGDTIWRTSGGIISSLTDAELIQSGKHPGKTNLTDIDNGCNILQYLASRPAAVILKHNNPCGVAWSKKSIGNALEKAFWCDRIAAFGGAIVVNRPLDHDSANLIFKHYFEVIAAPDYEPGVLELLTTKKNLRILKLPGLNSLDQLTHSHYLDIKSLCDGGLILQESFLNRVRSTASFLPATATSKDGVTISAKQPTDEQIEDLLFAWSVEAGVSSNSVIFAHDGATVAIGTGEQDRVGCIELAIFKAYAKYADKLTYQNYGLSLYELREQAANDKTSLEKLEKIKKETNDVCGGLKGSVMVSDGFFPFRDGVDLCINQGVTAIAQPGGSLNDYEVIKAVNESSPQVAMVFTGQRSFKH, encoded by the coding sequence ATGGGTTTACTTAAAGATATGTACCATAAAGTAGTAGAAGAACACTTTCCCCCCACAATTACTATTAGTTTTGGAGATAAAATACTTACATATACAAAAAAAACATGGAATATCAATGGGGAAATAAAAGGATTGCGCTATGGAGATAATCCAGATCAGCCAGCAGCACTTTATGAATTTACTTCTGGTGAGTTAACTATAGGTGATACGATTTGGCGTACATCTGGAGGTATTATTTCTTCACTTACTGATGCTGAATTGATACAATCTGGTAAACATCCAGGAAAAACAAACCTTACAGATATAGATAATGGATGTAACATTCTTCAATACTTAGCAAGTCGTCCTGCTGCAGTTATATTAAAGCATAATAATCCTTGTGGAGTAGCATGGTCAAAAAAAAGTATTGGGAATGCATTAGAAAAAGCTTTTTGGTGTGATAGAATTGCAGCTTTTGGTGGTGCAATTGTTGTTAACCGTCCCCTTGATCATGACTCGGCTAACCTTATTTTTAAGCATTATTTTGAGGTCATTGCAGCACCTGATTATGAACCAGGTGTGCTAGAATTACTTACAACAAAAAAAAATTTGCGTATCTTAAAACTTCCTGGTCTAAATTCTTTAGATCAACTCACACATTCTCACTATCTTGATATCAAAAGTCTTTGTGATGGTGGACTGATTCTTCAAGAATCTTTTCTTAATCGTGTACGATCTACTGCATCTTTTTTACCTGCAACAGCTACCTCTAAGGATGGGGTTACAATATCTGCTAAACAACCAACAGATGAACAGATTGAAGATCTTCTCTTTGCTTGGTCAGTTGAAGCAGGAGTAAGTTCAAACTCAGTTATATTTGCACATGATGGTGCAACAGTGGCTATTGGTACAGGAGAGCAAGATAGGGTTGGTTGTATAGAGTTAGCTATTTTCAAAGCATATGCAAAATATGCAGACAAATTAACCTACCAAAATTACGGATTAAGTCTTTATGAGCTTCGTGAACAAGCTGCTAACGATAAAACTTCATTAGAAAAGCTTGAAAAAATAAAAAAAGAAACAAATGATGTTTGCGGAGGATTAAAAGGATCTGTTATGGTTTCTGATGGTTTTTTCCCATTTCGTGATGGTGTTGATTTATGTATTAACCAAGGAGTAACAGCTATCG
- a CDS encoding adenylosuccinate synthase, translated as MPNVVIIGAQWGDEGKGKIVDLLTRDTDYVVRFQGGNNAGHTVIVDGKTYILHLIPSGILHKEKICIIGNGVVLDPQIFIQELDTLLSQGIDVSPNRLKLSTKTHLIMPYHKLLDQVRENASTTQKIGTTGRGIGPCYEDKVSRIGIRTIDLTQPKLLYKKIELALKEKNTLFTQLYNTEFVNAETIFNEVMETASRILPYLSDTSSILQDAFIKNKKVIFEGAQGVHLDIDHGTYPFVTSSNTIAANASIGSGIALSSTEKIIGIVKAYTTRVGSGPFPTELYDNTGKFLQEKGHEYGATTGRPRRCGWQDLVMLKDSVRLNGFTELALTKLDVLSGLKKINICTSYAYQGESVTYPPQDEHILFNEIKPIYETMPGWEHSLESCTSWNQLPQCAKNYIERIEQVVGVPITIISVGADRNQTLFRDI; from the coding sequence ATGCCCAATGTAGTTATTATTGGAGCACAATGGGGTGATGAGGGAAAAGGAAAAATTGTTGATTTATTAACACGTGACACAGATTATGTTGTTCGATTTCAAGGTGGTAACAATGCTGGTCATACAGTTATTGTTGATGGGAAAACATATATCTTACATCTTATTCCTTCAGGCATTCTTCACAAAGAAAAAATTTGTATAATTGGTAATGGAGTTGTCCTTGACCCACAAATTTTTATACAAGAATTAGATACGTTGCTATCACAGGGAATAGATGTTTCTCCTAATCGATTAAAACTAAGTACCAAGACACATCTAATTATGCCATACCATAAACTACTTGATCAGGTTCGAGAAAATGCAAGTACCACTCAAAAAATAGGAACAACAGGACGTGGTATTGGCCCATGCTATGAAGATAAAGTTTCTAGAATAGGGATCAGAACTATAGATTTAACTCAACCTAAACTTCTTTATAAAAAAATTGAATTAGCATTAAAAGAAAAAAATACATTGTTTACTCAATTATATAACACTGAATTTGTTAATGCAGAGACTATATTTAATGAAGTAATGGAAACAGCATCTAGAATCCTTCCTTATCTATCTGATACATCAAGTATATTACAAGATGCGTTTATAAAAAATAAAAAAGTAATATTTGAAGGAGCACAAGGAGTACACCTTGACATTGATCATGGAACATATCCTTTTGTAACCTCATCAAATACAATTGCTGCAAATGCATCTATTGGATCTGGTATTGCTCTTTCTTCAACTGAGAAAATCATAGGTATAGTTAAGGCATACACAACACGTGTAGGATCTGGACCTTTTCCTACTGAATTATATGATAATACAGGAAAATTTTTACAAGAAAAAGGACATGAGTATGGTGCAACAACAGGACGTCCACGTCGGTGTGGCTGGCAAGATCTTGTTATGCTAAAAGATAGCGTTAGACTCAATGGTTTTACAGAGCTTGCACTTACAAAACTTGATGTCCTTTCAGGGCTCAAAAAAATTAATATTTGTACATCATATGCTTATCAAGGGGAAAGTGTTACTTATCCACCACAAGATGAACACATTTTATTCAATGAAATAAAACCAATATATGAAACTATGCCTGGATGGGAACATTCTCTAGAATCTTGTACTTCATGGAATCAATTACCACAGTGTGCTAAAAACTATATTGAACGAATTGAACAAGTAGTAGGTGTTCCAATAACTATCATTTCTGTTGGAGCTGATCGTAATCAAACACTTTTTCGGGATATATGA
- the mnmA gene encoding tRNA 2-thiouridine(34) synthase MnmA has product MNVAVAVSGGTDSLYTLATLREAFGNHHVFALHARFKEQITNDPVPALKEQCHNLNVPLHVVDLHKEFNELIIRPFIKAYADGKTPNPCVHCNAKVKFGLLQKKAQELGANQIATGHYVSLIDHDLYGKALKCGADSTKDQSYFLALTPREQLQTAIFPLGTLRKTEVRERLQKMGLEVPLPKESQEICFVPNDDYRKFLQSSDVDLLSEGRMVMLDGTLVGKHKGLWKYTEGQRRGLGVSWSEPLYVAHKNHSCNELVLGTAKDILVDTCTAQDINFLVPQDNWPKELFVRTRYRQQAVPADIQFVTNTSSSKKITIHFHSPQLPAAPGQLAAIFDKSGYVLAGGLITNDL; this is encoded by the coding sequence ATGAATGTTGCTGTAGCTGTTAGTGGTGGTACAGATAGTTTATACACCTTAGCTACATTAAGAGAGGCCTTTGGAAATCATCATGTATTTGCACTACATGCACGATTTAAAGAACAAATTACTAATGATCCTGTTCCTGCACTTAAGGAACAATGCCATAACCTTAATGTACCTTTACATGTTGTTGATTTACATAAAGAATTTAATGAGCTCATTATTCGTCCATTTATTAAAGCTTATGCAGATGGGAAAACACCAAACCCTTGTGTACACTGTAATGCTAAAGTAAAATTTGGTCTTCTCCAAAAAAAAGCACAGGAACTAGGAGCAAATCAAATTGCTACAGGTCATTATGTTTCGCTTATTGACCATGATCTCTATGGTAAAGCATTAAAATGTGGTGCTGATTCTACAAAAGATCAAAGTTACTTTTTAGCTTTAACTCCTAGAGAACAACTTCAAACAGCTATTTTCCCATTAGGAACGTTACGAAAAACAGAAGTCCGTGAACGTCTTCAAAAAATGGGACTAGAAGTACCCCTACCAAAAGAGAGCCAAGAAATTTGTTTTGTCCCTAATGATGATTATAGAAAATTCCTACAGTCATCTGATGTAGACCTCTTATCTGAAGGTAGAATGGTTATGCTTGATGGGACATTAGTAGGAAAACATAAAGGACTATGGAAGTATACTGAAGGACAAAGACGAGGGCTTGGTGTATCTTGGTCAGAACCACTATATGTTGCACACAAAAATCACTCCTGTAATGAACTTGTTCTTGGCACAGCAAAAGATATACTTGTTGATACCTGTACAGCTCAAGATATTAACTTTTTAGTTCCACAGGATAACTGGCCAAAAGAACTTTTTGTACGTACTCGTTACAGACAACAAGCTGTACCTGCTGATATCCAATTTGTAACTAATACGTCTTCATCAAAAAAAATAACTATACATTTTCACTCTCCACAGCTTCCTGCAGCACCTGGACAACTTGCAGCTATTTTTGACAAATCTGGTTATGTATTAGCTGGTGGACTTATTACAAATGATTTATAG
- the ahbC gene encoding 12,18-didecarboxysiroheme deacetylase, with amino-acid sequence MIGISKLYCGQVESSDALRYGRHSGKLPSHLLQFSADKKPVVVWNTTRRCNLKCVHCYATALDEEKGADPMSTEQGKALIDDLAAYGAPVLLLSGGEPLVRNDLVELAAYATSQGMRAVISTNGTLITKEKARELKHVNLSYVGISLDGAEEVHNKFRGVPNTFKKTLEGIENCKAEGLKVGLRFTINKRNVADLPIIFDLLRDLEIPRVCFYHLVYSGRGSDLIQEDLSHEETRATIDLIMEKTRKLFEEGYPKEVLTVDNHADGPYVWMRLQKEDPKRAADVFELLQYNEGNSSGRGFACISWDGKVHADQFWRHHTFGNVLERPFSEIWDDPNIELLHKMKNKKEHVKGRCSTCRFLNICGGNFRARAEAYYGDVWAPDPACYLTDDEIKK; translated from the coding sequence ATGATTGGCATATCAAAGTTATATTGTGGTCAGGTAGAGTCGTCTGATGCATTACGATATGGACGTCATTCTGGAAAACTTCCTTCACATTTATTGCAATTTTCAGCAGATAAAAAACCAGTAGTGGTTTGGAACACAACACGTAGGTGCAACCTTAAATGTGTACACTGTTATGCAACTGCTTTAGATGAAGAAAAAGGGGCAGATCCTATGTCTACAGAACAAGGAAAAGCCCTTATTGATGATCTTGCAGCTTATGGTGCACCAGTATTATTACTTTCAGGCGGAGAACCTTTAGTTCGTAATGATTTAGTTGAGCTTGCAGCCTATGCGACAAGTCAAGGCATGAGAGCCGTTATTTCTACCAATGGAACATTAATTACAAAAGAAAAAGCACGTGAATTAAAACATGTTAACCTTTCTTATGTAGGAATTTCGCTTGATGGAGCAGAAGAGGTACATAATAAATTCCGTGGAGTACCAAATACTTTTAAAAAAACACTTGAAGGTATTGAAAACTGTAAAGCTGAAGGTCTTAAAGTAGGATTACGTTTTACCATTAACAAAAGAAACGTTGCTGATCTTCCAATAATATTTGATTTACTTCGTGATCTTGAAATTCCTCGAGTCTGTTTTTATCATCTTGTGTATTCTGGCCGTGGCTCTGATCTCATCCAGGAAGACTTAAGTCATGAGGAGACTCGTGCTACAATAGATCTTATTATGGAAAAAACTCGTAAGCTTTTTGAAGAAGGATACCCAAAAGAAGTACTTACAGTAGATAATCATGCTGATGGACCATATGTATGGATGCGATTGCAAAAAGAAGACCCAAAACGAGCAGCTGATGTTTTTGAACTATTACAATATAATGAAGGTAATAGTTCTGGAAGAGGCTTTGCATGTATTTCTTGGGATGGTAAAGTACATGCAGATCAGTTTTGGAGACATCATACATTTGGAAATGTCCTTGAAAGACCATTTTCTGAAATTTGGGATGACCCAAATATTGAATTGCTTCATAAAATGAAAAACAAAAAAGAGCATGTGAAAGGTAGATGTTCTACATGTCGCTTTCTTAATATTTGTGGAGGAAATTTTAGGGCTAGAGCTGAAGCTTATTATGGAGATGTTTGGGCTCCAGATCCAGCTTGTTACCTTACAGATGATGAAATAAAAAAATGA
- the hemB gene encoding porphobilinogen synthase → MNTIFFRGRRLRRSIQVRDLIQETRLHSQDLIMPYFVVDTDNSNFFQPIPSMPNQYQLSLSNLEKKVDEAINHGLKSVILFGLPKKKDSYATEAYNENGIIQQAIRTLKKKWPSLHVITDVCLCEYTNHGHCGLLKVEDQCGHVKNDPTLELLTKVAISHAEAGADMIAPSDMMDGRIQALRSGLDHAGFIDIPIMSYSAKYASAYYGPFREAAQSAPQVGDRKSYQMDPANTNEALREVQADISEGADIIMVKPAGPYQDIIRRMYETFPVPIAAYQVSGEYALIKAAGEKGWINEQAVIMESLIGIRRSGAKLIITYFTEDVLKKRWVDS, encoded by the coding sequence ATGAATACTATTTTCTTTCGTGGCCGTAGGCTTCGACGTTCAATACAAGTTCGTGATTTAATCCAAGAAACTAGATTGCATAGTCAAGACTTGATTATGCCTTATTTTGTTGTTGATACAGATAATAGTAATTTTTTTCAGCCTATACCTTCTATGCCTAATCAGTATCAGCTTTCACTTTCTAATCTTGAAAAAAAAGTTGATGAAGCAATTAATCATGGTTTAAAATCTGTTATTCTTTTTGGGTTACCCAAAAAAAAAGATTCTTATGCTACAGAAGCTTATAATGAAAATGGTATTATACAGCAGGCAATTCGAACTTTAAAAAAGAAATGGCCTTCATTACACGTCATCACAGATGTTTGTCTTTGTGAGTATACAAATCATGGACATTGTGGACTACTAAAAGTAGAAGATCAGTGTGGGCATGTAAAAAATGATCCTACCCTTGAATTATTAACTAAAGTTGCTATCAGTCATGCTGAAGCTGGTGCAGACATGATAGCTCCATCTGATATGATGGACGGTCGAATTCAAGCGTTACGTTCTGGATTAGATCATGCTGGTTTTATAGATATACCCATTATGTCTTATTCTGCAAAATATGCGTCAGCTTATTATGGTCCATTTAGAGAAGCTGCTCAATCTGCTCCTCAAGTAGGTGATCGAAAAAGCTATCAGATGGATCCTGCAAATACAAATGAAGCACTTCGTGAAGTTCAAGCTGATATTAGTGAAGGTGCAGATATTATTATGGTTAAACCTGCAGGGCCATATCAAGATATCATCCGACGCATGTATGAGACATTTCCTGTTCCAATAGCAGCATATCAAGTAAGTGGTGAATATGCGCTTATTAAGGCTGCAGGAGAAAAAGGCTGGATCAACGAACAAGCTGTTATTATGGAATCCCTTATAGGTATTCGTCGTTCTGGTGCAAAATTAATAATAACGTACTTTACTGAGGACGTTCTAAAAAAAAGGTGGGTAGATTCATGA
- the ahbD gene encoding heme b synthase, whose product MYKGHPHEQLMGKTSDGSGHPHVNGAHPKSAHPGGMPRTLPDGSPTCKLIAWEVTRSCNLACKHCRAEAHMDPYPGEFSTEEAKALIDTFPEVGNPIIIFTGGEPMMRADVYELMAYATSKGLRCVMSPNGTLITPETAHAIKKSGVQRCSISLDGYNAESHDSFRMVPGAFEASLRGIQYLKDEGVEFQINTTVTKSNLNDFKKIFKLCDELGASAWHIFLLVPMGRAAEIAEQSITAEEYEEVLHWFYDFRKTTSMHLKATCAPHYYRIMRQRAHEEGVPVNVDTFGMDAMTRGCLGGTGFCFISYEGQVQPCGYLTMDCGNVRETPFPEIWKKAKTFQQFRTQSEYKGKCGVCEYHKSCGGCRARAWSMDGDHMGEEPLCTYQPKRYLKQKNSSQPIDHQGITPCARGHMG is encoded by the coding sequence ATGTATAAAGGCCATCCTCATGAACAATTAATGGGAAAAACTTCTGATGGAAGTGGACACCCTCATGTAAATGGAGCTCATCCTAAAAGTGCACATCCAGGAGGTATGCCTAGGACATTACCAGACGGATCACCAACATGTAAACTAATTGCATGGGAAGTAACACGCTCTTGTAACTTAGCTTGTAAGCACTGTAGAGCTGAAGCTCATATGGATCCATATCCTGGAGAATTTTCTACAGAAGAAGCTAAAGCTTTAATTGATACATTTCCTGAAGTTGGTAACCCTATTATTATTTTTACTGGTGGTGAGCCAATGATGCGTGCTGATGTATATGAACTCATGGCTTATGCAACGTCCAAAGGCTTACGTTGTGTAATGTCACCTAATGGAACACTTATTACTCCAGAAACAGCACATGCTATAAAAAAATCTGGTGTTCAACGTTGTTCAATCTCTCTTGATGGGTACAATGCTGAAAGCCATGATTCTTTTCGTATGGTTCCTGGAGCTTTTGAAGCTTCTCTTCGTGGTATTCAGTATCTTAAAGATGAAGGGGTAGAATTTCAAATTAATACTACTGTAACAAAAAGTAACCTCAATGATTTTAAAAAAATATTTAAACTCTGTGATGAACTAGGAGCTTCTGCTTGGCATATTTTCCTTCTTGTACCTATGGGTCGAGCTGCTGAAATTGCAGAACAATCCATTACAGCAGAAGAATATGAAGAAGTTTTACATTGGTTCTATGATTTTAGAAAAACAACCTCTATGCATTTAAAAGCCACCTGTGCCCCTCATTACTATAGAATTATGCGACAACGTGCCCATGAAGAAGGTGTTCCTGTTAATGTAGATACCTTTGGTATGGATGCCATGACTCGTGGTTGTCTTGGTGGAACAGGCTTCTGTTTTATAAGCTATGAAGGTCAAGTCCAACCTTGTGGATATCTCACTATGGATTGTGGTAATGTCCGTGAAACACCTTTCCCAGAAATATGGAAAAAAGCCAAAACATTTCAACAATTTCGTACTCAGTCTGAATATAAAGGTAAATGTGGTGTATGTGAATATCACAAATCTTGTGGTGGATGCAGGGCTCGAGCTTGGAGTATGGATGGTGATCATATGGGTGAAGAACCGCTTTGTACATATCAACCAAAACGCTATTTAAAACAAAAGAATTCTTCTCAACCTATTGATCATCAAGGCATTACACCTTGTGCTCGTGGCCATATGGGATAA
- the ahbA gene encoding siroheme decarboxylase subunit alpha: MDNIDKKLLDIIQTGFPIVPRPYAEIGEKLGITEAEALSRVRALKGKKIIRRLGANFQSSKLGFRSTLCAAKVPDEKMELFTTEVNKLPGVTHNYIRDHVYNVWFTLIGPSWEEVCSTLDGVTERTGIKILNLPATRMYKIRVDFRMDDE; the protein is encoded by the coding sequence ATGGATAATATTGATAAAAAACTATTAGATATTATACAAACAGGATTTCCTATTGTTCCAAGGCCTTATGCTGAGATTGGAGAAAAACTTGGAATAACTGAAGCTGAAGCATTAAGTAGAGTACGAGCTCTTAAAGGAAAAAAAATTATCCGTAGATTAGGTGCTAACTTTCAATCTTCCAAATTAGGTTTTCGATCCACATTATGTGCAGCAAAAGTACCTGATGAAAAAATGGAATTATTTACAACTGAAGTCAATAAACTTCCAGGAGTTACTCATAACTATATACGAGATCATGTTTATAATGTTTGGTTTACATTAATAGGTCCTTCATGGGAAGAAGTATGTTCAACGCTTGATGGTGTAACAGAGCGAACAGGTATAAAAATTCTCAATTTACCTGCTACTCGTATGTATAAAATTCGTGTAGACTTTCGTATGGATGATGAATAA
- a CDS encoding FlgO family outer membrane protein codes for MHYPFKNIIHLFITLVISVCIGCTSYKISEKYPYIDGAVIEYSNNVGNNAKAEKIDNGMFIPDGKGGSIWIPGSNPQGPNEAFIQAQELRLKVRELASQLLDTQDSSSLIGLIALPTSFVNLNNFSESSPLGRYMSEAMIYEFNQRGFPIKEYRIDTKISMSESVGGEFSLQRNLPALSVKQQWAAILVGTYLRENNAVFINVRLVRAKDGMVLRTAQIVLPQNALLSNMISPPLSSGILYIGPQENNTSISKFNPTSSSQQEQQLVKPSVKTQLAQDTQEMNNQLEQKDNNNNNNNNKITKQIQSNSLEESSSKATISPPVPGMPNNL; via the coding sequence ATGCATTATCCCTTTAAAAATATTATACATTTATTCATAACATTAGTGATTAGTGTATGTATTGGATGTACTTCATATAAAATTTCTGAGAAATATCCATATATAGATGGTGCTGTTATTGAATATTCTAATAATGTTGGGAATAATGCTAAAGCTGAAAAAATTGATAATGGTATGTTTATACCAGATGGGAAAGGTGGATCCATATGGATACCTGGCTCAAATCCTCAAGGTCCGAATGAAGCATTTATTCAAGCTCAAGAGTTACGTTTAAAAGTAAGAGAGCTTGCATCACAACTTCTTGATACACAAGACAGTAGTTCTTTGATTGGTCTAATAGCATTACCAACTTCTTTTGTTAATTTGAATAATTTTTCAGAATCAAGTCCATTGGGTCGCTATATGTCAGAAGCTATGATTTATGAGTTCAATCAACGAGGATTTCCTATTAAAGAATATAGAATAGATACTAAAATTTCTATGAGTGAATCAGTCGGAGGTGAATTCTCTCTTCAAAGAAATCTACCAGCACTATCTGTTAAGCAACAATGGGCTGCAATTCTTGTTGGAACATACCTAAGAGAAAACAATGCTGTTTTTATTAATGTAAGACTTGTAAGAGCAAAAGATGGAATGGTATTACGTACCGCTCAAATTGTTCTTCCACAAAATGCACTACTTTCAAATATGATATCGCCACCATTATCTTCAGGTATCTTATATATTGGACCACAGGAAAATAATACATCTATATCTAAATTTAACCCTACTAGTTCTTCTCAACAAGAACAACAACTAGTTAAGCCTTCTGTGAAAACTCAGCTTGCTCAAGATACACAAGAAATGAATAATCAGCTTGAGCAAAAAGATAATAATAATAATAATAATAATAATAAGATAACTAAACAGATACAGTCTAACTCTCTAGAAGAGAGTAGCTCAAAAGCAACAATATCTCCTCCAGTTCCTGGGATGCCTAATAATCTATAA
- a CDS encoding FlgO family outer membrane protein, with protein sequence MFRLLFIFIFSITFLLPNKVLATTSGTIPTAAVTISEQLDAQLLRRIGNNLYNKSSISIVVTPAVLLEDLSKSSPLARQLAEEITKCLVQNGYSVTEIRKASKIIIDKTGPKILTQDPSQLATTQVEAVAILTGTYTVTKKNVRFNIKLLHIPTNDVLATASTTIPITKEIYPLLVDKNTKPGTPSVTTKLQ encoded by the coding sequence ATGTTCCGATTACTATTTATTTTTATTTTTAGTATAACTTTCCTTTTACCCAATAAAGTATTAGCTACTACTAGTGGAACAATCCCTACTGCTGCTGTAACAATAAGTGAACAATTAGATGCTCAACTTCTTCGTAGAATTGGAAATAATCTTTATAATAAATCCTCTATATCTATTGTGGTAACCCCAGCTGTACTTCTTGAAGATTTATCAAAAAGTAGCCCTTTAGCAAGACAACTGGCGGAAGAGATTACAAAGTGTTTAGTTCAAAATGGATATTCTGTCACAGAAATACGCAAAGCTAGTAAAATCATTATAGATAAAACAGGTCCTAAAATTCTTACTCAAGACCCATCACAGCTTGCAACAACTCAAGTAGAAGCAGTAGCTATACTTACAGGAACCTACACTGTTACAAAAAAGAATGTTAGATTCAATATAAAACTATTACATATACCAACAAATGATGTCTTAGCCACAGCGTCAACAACAATACCAATTACTAAAGAAATTTATCCATTATTAGTAGATAAAAATACTAAACCTGGAACACCAAGTGTAACTACAAAACTACAATAA
- the fliS gene encoding flagellar export chaperone FliS has protein sequence MIKGTQAYVEAQFNTTGQGEVLLLLYDGAIKFLNQAKEKILEKDFGAKGILISKALDVISELESSLNMNLGGEIAENLHNLYVLCTTRLLQANLKLDIKLIDSVIDVLAGLRSAYAEILNTPEAKAAAAEIASKLSVSQQSSGSPVPITRTQHPTGASKSLAQSAYKTQQITGTQAQVAAQHKAQEELNK, from the coding sequence ATGATTAAGGGAACTCAGGCGTATGTAGAAGCTCAGTTTAATACGACTGGTCAAGGAGAAGTTCTTCTTCTTTTATATGATGGTGCAATAAAGTTTCTTAATCAAGCTAAAGAGAAAATTTTAGAGAAAGACTTTGGTGCAAAAGGGATACTTATTTCTAAAGCACTTGATGTTATTAGTGAGTTAGAATCATCATTAAATATGAATCTTGGAGGAGAAATTGCAGAAAATTTGCATAATCTCTATGTCCTTTGTACTACTCGACTCCTTCAAGCAAATCTTAAGTTAGATATCAAGTTAATAGATAGTGTCATAGATGTTCTTGCAGGCTTACGTTCAGCATATGCTGAAATTCTTAATACACCTGAAGCAAAAGCTGCAGCTGCTGAAATTGCATCTAAGTTATCAGTATCCCAACAAAGTAGTGGTTCTCCTGTACCAATTACAAGGACACAACATCCTACAGGAGCAAGTAAATCATTGGCCCAGTCTGCTTATAAAACACAACAAATTACAGGTACACAAGCTCAAGTAGCTGCTCAACACAAAGCTCAAGAAGAATTAAATAAATAA